The Eremothecium gossypii ATCC 10895 chromosome IV, complete sequence genome contains a region encoding:
- the SCP1 gene encoding Scp1p (Syntenic homolog of Saccharomyces cerevisiae YOR367W (SCP1)), which yields MSYGVKPDVTTLDDDLRLLRDSKFSAETVDQIKTWLYAVLNEAAPKGPLLEQLHDGVVLCRLANALLSADDNNAQLLPWKQSRMPFVQMEHISRFLTFARAYGVPEDELFQTVDLYEQKDPASVYLSFIALSRYAHRRHPELFPVIGPQLARKRPPPRPKPNHLRAAAWSTQEYGYMGGANQSTERVVFGRRRNINPDDR from the coding sequence ATGAGCTACGGGGTGAAGCCTGATGTCACAACGCTTGACGATGACCTGCGGTTGCTGAGGGATAGTAAGTTCAGTGCGGAAACTGTGGATCAGATTAAAACATGGCTGTACGCCGTACTCAACGAAGCCGCCCCTAAGGGCCCACTTCTCGAACAACTGCACGACGGCGTAGTTTTGTGTCGCCTAGCAAACGCACTGCTATCTGCAGATGATAACAATGCTCAATTATTGCCTTGGAAGCAGTCTCGGATGCCGTTTGTGCAGATGGAGCATATCAGCAGGTTCCTGACCTTTGCGCGCGCCTACGGCGTGCCCGAGGACGAGCTCTTTCAGACAGTCGATCTCTACGAGCAGAAGGACCCTGCCAGTGTCTACCTGTCTTTTATAGCCCTCTCGCGCTATGCACATAGGCGGCATCCTGAGCTCTTCCCTGTCATCGGCCCGCAGCTTGCCCGCAAACGTCCGCCACCTCGTCCCAAGCCGAACCACCTacgcgctgctgcgtgGAGCACCCAAGAGTACGGTTATATGGGAGGTGCCAACCAATCCACCGAGCGTGTGGTCTTCGGCCGGCGCCGCAACATCAACCCCGACGACCGCTGA
- the PEX22 gene encoding ubiquitin-protein transferase activating protein PEX22 (Syntenic homolog of Saccharomyces cerevisiae YAL055W (PEX22)), whose translation MVSKASRDQLRKYGAVSLASLLVAASIVAYRWWNAAPSIEVEKKLRRSVSRCVVVTQGIQNEDMIHDLLFEDTVMLLAPGCTAEGRLKSASRENAYKVISCTTWQSVWACVRHFRKHTLLVRTSEVPSGVPADIGGYVSDISDI comes from the coding sequence ATGGTCTCCAAAGCTAGTAGGGACCAACTCAGGAAGTATGGTGCTGTATCACTTGCTAGTCTTTTGGTTGCAGCCTCTATAGTGGCTTATCGGTGGTGGAATGCCGCACCCTCAATAGAGGTAGAGAAGAAGCTGCGCCGCAGTGTGTCCAGATGCGTTGTGGTTACACAGGGCATACAGAATGAGGACATGATCCATGATTTGCTATTTGAGGATACCGTGATGCTACTGGCACCTGGGTGCACAGCCGAGGGCCGACTTAAGTCTGCCAGTCGTGAGAATGCCTACAAGGTCATTTCCTGCACAACGTGGCAGAGCGTGTGGGCATGTGTGCGGCACTTCCGCAAGCACACGCTTCTAGTGCGTACATCTGAAGTACCAAGCGGCGTGCCCGCAGACATTGGCGGCTACGTCAGCGACATAAGTGATATTTAG
- the RAD17 gene encoding Rad17p (Syntenic homolog of Saccharomyces cerevisiae YOR368W (RAD17)) — MLESTALFSATTIHLDRLMCAFNCMTPFGQRDDVLITIDRDGLTFIRQNNHAAEIQLFLAKELFQYYSIREGFEGEIQLCMKLNHLLDTVSVANRDKDDVVECTLSYDGEGTPFMLILEDSMITEQVEYATYLVGEMDRTGLELDRARLEFECILKGDVLYSALRDLREIGCKECYLYIVTSSRARPMFALVSRGQLGLSKIILPSERSVLEKLEVYENDSTTLIHDAPVIGLFDFAALDKLRPSTKIASKVLIRKDVHGLLAVNILSDTNAILVPEKRELIRASRSVSAEYPTVVIEVFLLEKASVGDIDVRDVHQLMLTSPAHRRSGFADSGSRIVSVTPTATSAAHTGAGSLLGLAPPSAFPAEETQDPDESYHPAPSNTDIPLFL, encoded by the coding sequence ATGCTAGAGTCCACCGCGCTCTTCTCGGCCACTACGATCCATCTGGACCGTTTGATGTGCGCATTCAATTGTATGACGCCATTTGGGCAGCGGGATGACGTGTTGATCACGATAGACCGCGATGGCCTAACCTTTATACGTCAGAATAACCACGCTGCAGAGATACAACTGTTCCTTGCCAAAGAGTTATTCCAGTACTATAGCATCCGAGAGGGTTTTGAGGGCGAGATTCAACTATGCATGAAGCTCAACCACCTGCTGGACACAGTCAGCGTAGCCAATCGCGACAAAGACGATGTAGTCGAATGCACATTATCTTACGACGGGGAGGGAACGCCATTTATGCTGATTCTTGAGGATAGCATGATCACCGAGCAGGTTGAGTATGCGACTTACTTGGTCGGCGAAATGGATCGCACAGGCCTGGAGCTTGATCGTGCGCGGCTTGAGTTCGAGTGCATCTTAAAGGGGGATGTTCTCTATAGCGCACTACGAGACCTCAGGGAAATTGGGTGCAAGGAATGCTATCTATACATAGTGACGAGTTCACGAGCCCGGCCCATGTTTGCGCTGGTGTCGCGGGGACAGCTGGGCTTGTCGAAGATCATCCTGCCAAGCGAACGTTCGGTGCTGGAAAAGCTGGAGGTATACGAAAATGATTCTACCACGCTCATACATGATGCACCAGTAATTGGGCTGTTTGACTTTGCCGCGTTAGACAAGCTTCGGCCAAGCACTAAGATTGCAAGCAAGGTGCTCATCAGAAAGGATGTGCATGGGCTGCTGGCTGTCAACATATTGAGCGATACAAATGCTATCCTCGTACCTGAAAAGCGGGAGTTGATACGCGCCAGCCGAAGCGTCAGCGCAGAGTACCCGACCGTTGTAATTGAAGTGTTTCTCCTCGAGAAGGCGAGCGTGGGCGACATCGATGTGCGCGATGTTCACCAGCTGATGCTTACGTCTCCGGCACACCGCCGTTCTGGCTTCGCGGATTCTGGGTCGCGCATTGTATCTGTCACGCCAACAGCTACATCCGCAGCACATACAGGCGCGGGCAGCCTGCTTGGCCTGGCGCCGCCATCCGCATTCCCCGCAGAAGAAACGCAGGACCCAGACGAGTCCTACCACCCTGCCCCATCGAACACGGACATCCCCCTCTTCCTCTGA
- the RPS12 gene encoding 40S ribosomal protein eS12 (Syntenic homolog of Saccharomyces cerevisiae YOR369C (RPS12)) — MSDVEEVQQVPVEQQEVTIEDALKVVLRTALVHDGLARGLRESAKALTRGEAQLVVLVDSVTEDNIIKLVEGLANDPENQVPLIKVADAKQLGEWAGLGKIDREGNARKVVGASVVVVKNWGADTAEREIILDHFSQQ, encoded by the coding sequence ATGTCTGACGTTGAAGAAGTCCAACAAGTTCCAGTTGAGCAGCAAGAGGTTACCATTGAGGATGCCTTGAAGGTTGTCTTGAGAACCGCCTTGGTCCACGATGGTTTGGCCAGAGGTTTGAGAGAGTCCGCCAAGGCCTTGACCAGAGGTGAGGCTCAGTTGGTTGTCCTAGTCGACTCTGTCACCGAGGACAACATCATCAAGTTAGTCGAGGGTTTGGCTAACGACCCAGAGAACCAGGTCCCATTGATCAAGGTTGCTGACGCTAAGCAGCTAGGTGAGTGGGCCGGTTTGGGCAAGATCGACCGTGAGGGTAACGCCAGAAAGGTGGTTGGTGCCTCCGTGGTTGTTGTCAAGAACTGGGGTGCTGACACCGCCGAGAGAGAGATCATCTTGGACCACTTCTCTCAGCAATAG